A window of Centropristis striata isolate RG_2023a ecotype Rhode Island chromosome 13, C.striata_1.0, whole genome shotgun sequence genomic DNA:
AAGCAGACTGTTTTAAGCAAAACATTCCTTAAATTCAGTTTCAGCAGTTCAAAAACAGATCTCAGTGACCCAAAATAGACATCATTTTCCAACATTACGGTCCTAACAAGGCATGCTGCTCTGAAAGAGGCTACAGTGCTGAGGCAGGACAGACAGGACAGCCTGGCCCTGAGAAACGCCACGTCAGGGGACTGCAAAGGAGGGTCTCCCATGGCCAGGACTGTCTGTATCCCCCCGTCAGTGGTGTGTACCTGAGGGAATGAGCCGGGCACTGTACCTGAATAAAATTCCCAGGAAAACACCTGGCCACAGGAGGGCGCCACTGCTTTACACTTAGGAGAGACTATAACCGGCGTTAGAGCATCACACAACCCAGCCTCACGCCTCCACACAGGGTGAACGAGCAGCAAACGTGCCTGGTTGAGTGTGCAATGCGTCCAACGCAGCCGGGCCCTCGTGGGGGGGCGGGGAGGGCGTTTTAGGGAGGAGGGAAAGCAGTGCATTGGCAGCACAGCAGCAGGGGCAGTTAGTTAGGATGCAGGGCGGGAGGGGAGGGAGGTTCAGGAGGAGGGGGGTTGGGGGGTTGGGGGGAGGAGGGTTTTACAGCTCCAAGCACAGTGCATGATAGGAAGCACAAATACTATTCCATTAATGTATTTTGTGTTACAGGGAGAAGGTGCTGAGAAGCTTTCAGCTGTGTTTAGATCGCTCCTTGTGCTCGTCATCATCATTCCAGCAGCTCACAGGATGTGGGGGGTTAATACGGGGTCAGGTCGGCCTGGAGAGGGTGAGGGAGGGGAGGCCAGTGGACGGTTGGGAGGGGTTGAGGATAAAGGGGACTAATGGATTTCATCCActcaaaaagtataaaatacctggctacctttttaaaaacacaataaatacaattttcagTATCAATATTTGGTAATGTTTCATTTAACAACTTTCCTGAAAAGAATTGTGATTTAGTATTAAATTTGAAATTATCTTGAAAGAACAGCTCCACTTCAACTTGTACAATTTTCAGTTGCATATTTGTCACAGAAGGTTTAGGAAATCATcaacttgttttatttatattttagacaATATCACAACAAATTGGGAACTTCATAAATGTACACATAGcaattagcattagcatttgtCTTAAGTCAAagtgcatcttttttttattttctttttttttgggggggggggggggggtgttcaTGTGATCATATTAATCCAGTGCTTGAACTAAAGCACTCCTCATTAATGCAACATATAATGCAAATAATTATGCTTTGGGGTGATTTTGAAATAATgttagatattttatttttatttattctttatttaaattgtctGCAACTGATTAATACTGAAgatacagtactgatgtttattttgctatttatttttattcatttattttattttcaaaatttcTATTGccagaattggttgacaatgcagcacatatacaatacatattaatgcaTAATGATGTCAGAAAttcataaataaagttatttgcaTTCTGAGTATCTTTGCAGACATTCAGAGAGCAATCAACAtggtaaataaatgaaaaattcaCTATTCATATTGGTCATCTGTGAATTTTAATATTCTAATATTTGGTATTTCTTTAATTAACAGGTGCTAATAATTTGATTGCAAGCTTCCTGTAAAGAATTGTCATTTGGcactaaattaatttaatttgtaccgattctttatttaaatggtctgCAATTCACTAACACTGAAGATACCGTACTGATGTtaattttgctatttattttatttttatttattatattttttcagtttttatttctataatttCTTTACAATAGACTAAATTAGTAGTTATCTTGAGGGAACGGCTCCATCTCTGCCTCAGCGAATATTCATGTGTTCATATTCATGCCGTGCACGGACTAAAAGACTCTTTATAATTATAATCTAATTATTTGGAATTTATTGTACAAATTAAGTATACTgtactgtctctctctttctctttagcTTATAAGTAGCACCAAATTACACGGGTGAGTTCTTTTCAGCAAACTTCCTACAACATAATTTGAAAATGATAGACTCGTAAGCAACAGAAATCCTGCACTAATCAAATCCatcactgctttgtttttaatgcaattcagtttgttttgccTCTATACTGTGATATCTGACACCTCGACGACACAACTCTGAACTGTTAGCTCTAATTATACAGCGGAAAAGGCAGATCTGTTACTGGCACCGTCGGCAGTGTGAGACGATACTTCCTACACATTATTTTGCTTTCACGTTTCGTACAAATGCTTTTCTGCACACGTCTTCTTTTTGTACTAAGGAATCAGATTCTCCTACATCTTCTTCCTCTGTCTTTGATTCCCTCTCttgattattttccttttatccCTCAACCCCCGGCCCCTGGCAGGTCAACCCTACACAAGCAGTTGTTTGACCCCCAGCTCAGAAGCACCCAGGGAACCAGCGCACAGCCAGGCTGCAGCAGGCAAAGAGCAGATAGGGAGAAGGAGGTGGAGAAAGATATGCACGCTCTCACCTATGTACTGTCCATTGAAATAGCCCTCACAGTCACAGTCCTCTGTAGGGAGGCAAGCAGGGAAAAGATGGGGTAAGCACAGGGTAAGAGACCTGGAAGAGTTAAGGAGTAGGGGGGAGGTGGAAGAGTtaaagaggagggaggagagggcaAGCAGGGCAGACAGgcagcaggcaggcagacagcgGGAGGCGAGAGTGGACGGGCAGCCAAGAGATAATGAAGGAACgtcggagaggagaggagaggagaggagaggagaggagaggagaggagaggagaggactctCCTTTATCTGGAAAGGAGCCAGCTGTGAGCCAATTCtctgacacacgcacacacacacacacacacacacacacacacacacacacacacacacgtaaacaaGCTTCACCTCCCCAGTTATTTACATCTGAGGTTGCAAACTGCCTCACATACAGAAAGCTATTAATAACCCATtccaaaactaaataaaactgtTTACTTCTCCTCAGCTAGGTCCAAATTTTTCCCTTTCCTTAAATTTAATGTATGgagatatatgtatgtatgtgtatgattttacaAGATTAGGCAAAACAGGAGAAAGctacatgaaaaacacaagctgaagcTCCAGCAGAGTAAAAGGAGAAGGAGGGAAAACAGAACAAAGAATAATGGTGACTGAGGATGACGCAAACTAAAAAAGAAGCTATTGTTATCTCTAACAGCCTCTGCCTGGTTGGGCTACAGTCTCCAGGGACGCTGTTGTGCCTGCACATCACCTGgtacaacacacacaagaatCTCTATTCTAGTCTGGTGCATTAACAGCAGGAGGGGAGGAATTAAGCTGGAAGCAGGAGATATCCCAAATGCACTCACTGCTAGCACACATGCAcgctctccacacacacacacacacacacacacacacacgagtcacacacacgcacacaatgaGGTTTTAAGgcataaaacattttgtgttttgtgtgttctaCATGAAGCATGTTTGCTGCACATGTACCCACCTTTATCACATCCTTGGTCATCTGATATAGTTTGCATCCAGGAGAAACAACAGTGTGAAACATTAGAGAAGGTCATGTTGGTGTGGATAGCAGACAAGAGAATGAGATTTGGGAAATTTATGAAATGAGGATTTAAAATCCGAAGAGATTTATTTCCGTCATCGGTGACGTCACACACGGGAGGCAGGGGAGGGAGAAAGGAGGGGGGTGTCCACATTTAAAGGGCCCCTGCTGGGATTTAGGGGGAATTAATAAGAGAGCTGGAGGAGTGTTGAGCGAGGCCGAGACGGAAGAGTCCCCGAAggcttgctgctgctgcatacTAGTGCCATACTGCTAAGCTCTTGTTGTCTCCCCGTGGCTCAGGCCTAATCGGATCGCCTGCAGCTTACGCGCCACGAAGAGCCACCACTCACATTACCCACTCACCTGGCGGGTTTACACACCGCCCTCTATATTACAGAGTGAGAAAGTGAGAAGTGTAATGTATTGTCGGGGCTTTGTTTCTCAGTGGGCGCAGCTTGTTACACTGTCTGGATCTACTTAAGCCGCTCGATGGCCAGATGGACCGAACATGAAAGAGATTAATTCATATCTCTGATCCCTGCCTCCGTCTCTGTGCCCCTCCATCTCCCTCTCAtcccttttaaaaacatgtctaCATAGAGGCACGGAGAGGACGGACGATGAATGCTAATGCCTCTGAGAATGCCAATTACCAGCACAAAAGGTCAATAAACGTCAAGGAAAACATGTTGTGTGTATCCGGCAGAGATATTATTATTGTCCTATCATGACAGGAGATCTGACAGTGAGAGGCAGTAAAACTGTGATTATGAAATGATGCTGAAGGTGCAGTAGAATCCTGGGAAGCAGAAACTTACAGACAGGCTTTTTAGGGGATTTTGGATTCGGGAGCGTGCCCATTTTCATCCTGTAGGCCAGTCGCCTGGAGAAATGTGCAGCAGAACAAAGAGCAAGAGAGGACGGAGCAGGAAGAGAATCATCAGGTCAGAAATACACAGTGAGCAAAGGGTGAGCAGGGAGTGTCAGAGAGTTGGAACAAAAGATATGAACATGAAAGAGAGCGGAGGTACAAAACAGATCCCCTGAGAACTAACCTATCACTATCCTCCCCAACCCTCCTGtgtaagacacaaaaaactacaattgATGCAGCTTTCTCATTGTTATTTAAGGTCTCTttgtcccctttttttttatgtctctgcAGTCTTTTACGTCACTATGTGGTCACTGTGTGTCACAATTTGTTGTCTCCATCTATTTGCATTCTCTTCTACATCTTCTCTTTGTAGCTGATTTATGTCTCTGCCTTTTTTCCGCTTCAGTGGtgctttgtctttgtttgttttttgtctttgtttttttatgtctaatataggtcatgttgtgtctcttcgtCTCGTGGTTGTTTTGTATTGTCTCCATATATTTTTCCATCACTTTGCATTGGTTTTGCATCTCTCTATGTCTTTGTGGCAGTTTTGCGTCTTTTTGCAGTCTTTGCGTCTCTCTGTAGATGTGCTGTGTCTGTTCGTGGTAGTTCTGCATCTTTCtgcagttgttttgagtctttttgtggtagttttgcatCTCTCTATAGTTGTTTTAGTGttattgtggttgttttgtatcATATCCATCTATTCACATCACTTTGCAGTGGTTTTGCATTTCTTCACAATcgatttgcatcttttttcagtcattttgtagccatttgtggtagtttttcatctttctgcagtctttgcatctctctctctaggtGTGCTTGGTCTATTTGTGGTAGCTTTGCATCTTTCTGCAGTTGTTtaaagtctctttgtggtagttttgcatCTCTCTGCAGTTGTCTTTTGTGCTATTATGGTTGTTTTGTATTATCTTTATCTattttgcatcactttgcaTTGGTTTTGCGTTGCTTCACaatcattttacatgtttttgcagttgttttgtagCCATTTATGGTAGTTCTGCATCTGTCcgcagttgttttgagtctctttgttttgcatctctgtgtagttgtttttgtgttattgtggttGTTTCGTATCCTCTCAATCtatttgtggtctttttgtggtaattttgcatccCTTCATAGTTGTTTGATTTCCTTTCTTACACTAAATATTGACAGTCACTTTATACAGACATAACCACACTTTGTACTGTCCTTAAAGAGACCTGAGCTTATTCTACTTTTGTTCAGTCATGCTGAtgcatttaaacacatttttctctttcgTCATTGTTTCAGCCGAGAGCTCAGAGTGCAGCAGGAACCCAGAGCGTCAGCAGAAATGTGTTATTCCAtcctaaacatttatttaacctaCAAAAGACAGCGTGTGGGTCTTTGAGAGCCCGGCCGCCCCTCTGACGTATGTCTTTCTCTGTGTTTAAGCTGTGGTTATTAATCCAACAGACGCTGCAGTGTTTGGCAGGGTTCTCCCAGCCAGCTGAGATCATCTTACTGACGGATTATGACACTAACAGTATCAGCATGCGCCCATTCACGGCTgcgttttgattttttttttccacgcTGCTTTGATGTTACATCTAATCATAGTTGACCCTTCAAAGTGGAACACATGAACGTGGATTTGACAGATTACACACGACTGGACAGAATAAATATCAGCACTCTGTGGGTGAACCTTAGAGCCCTGCACCGATCAGTTTACACCGCAGGTTTGCTTGGACACAAGGGCGCTCTCACCTCTCCTGGAAGTGTTTGGACGGGATGAGTCCGGCCCGCAGGTTGCTGTCGCCCACTCGCTTCGCCTGCCACCACGTTTGGTCGTCCTGGGTCACAACCTGCAAGATGTCTCCTCGCTTGAAAGGAAGTCCGGCTTCTTGGCATGGCGTCGCTTTGTCTTCCAATGGGATGTAGTCAAACAAAGCCCTCATGTACACCTGGAATCAAGAAGAAAAGGCCCCGTTTTTACatactgtcatggaaaaaatgattcccattgttttcttcaatttcttgttaattttaatgtttttcttgataatgattttggttattatcaagaaaaccatggaaaatggctagatatcagctcttaaattaaactgagcTATATGAgctatgagatatttttgttgttatcattatatttgtccaaacaaatgtacacatGTTAGTTGTActgggcattaaaatgaacaaaaaactgaaggaaaaaatggtctaatattttttctccatgactgtatttatgcAAACAAATAATTCACCAGGAATGCCCCCAACACAAATGCATAAAAACAGATCAAAACTAGAATATTTTCCCCTTCAAATGAAGACTATGTAGTATTTACGCTTACCTTGCTGTCCTTCAGTCGGTCCTCTTCTTTAGTGGCAGGGATTATCTTTAGAGTGATGGAGCCCTGGGACTGGGACTAGATCACAAATAGACAGAAGAAGACGGAGGAGGAGTGTGACTGAAGCCTCAAATTAAAGACAAACACTAAGTATACTTCACTTAAGGGCTCCCTGAGGTGGATTTGACTTTTAATGGACTATCAGTGCaccctgtataaataaataaaacgagGACAGAGCATTTTAAGGCAGTGGTGGACTCAAGGaacagtactaataccacactgttacAAGCAAAGGtcttacataaaaaatgtaaatatgatcaGGAAAATATACTCATTGTATTAAAAGTCAAAATGCTTAACTAAACTCtattaaaaaatagatttaaataattaaaaaattaaacaaatcctcacatttgtgaagaaataaaaatattttttgtcattttttgcacacaaaatatcaaaacaattaAGCTGCACTTGAACTGCTTTTAGAAACTGTTGACTAGTTTGTATTTATAACAAAGATGATTTTAGGGCAGCTCCTCGTATGTTTTATATGCAAAAATCTTGAAAGTAGTGATCATCTACTTAAGTTTATTGTTTAACTGCAACACTTTTTTTACTCCTGATTCTGTGTGACATAAAATATgggcattttctctctcttaacctaaaggaaaaaaaacattatatgtTCTgcacatgtagaaataaatcaACATATTTGACAAAATACTGCAATATTGCaaaaagtgattttaaatttttcattggatgcaaaatcacagaaaataaattcatttctgtatatctaatttattttttaccaaattTTTGTGTTTGGTTGCCTTATTATGATCACAGACTTGAGTTTGTCGATCCCCAACATTAAATTCACAGTACGTGGTTGTGTTGGaacaaaaaagtaacaaaatggtGCTAAATGCAGatattttcagatattttgTAGCCAATCTTCATTTGCAAGTTCAACATAGATGAAGGACTTTATTAGTGCTGTCCATGGAATAGACCTTTGCCAGAATGAAGATGATCCTAAATCAAGTGAAGTTTTTTCCATGGATGCATAACGATTTGAGAACATCTCAGACTTAATGGAGGTCTACATTGCCAGATTTTTAGCTTGTATTCAGTCAGTTTTAGCTCTATTTTGTCCATCTCTGAATATTTATATGTTACAGATAAATACAAGAATGTCTTTAAATCTGCAGTAAAGCTCTCTGTGCATCTTACCAGCAGCTGACTGATCTCATCAGGCCTCTTGTGGATCACAGAGACCCCGTTCACCTCCCTGAGTTCGTCTCCTACATGGACCAAACCTGTGAGGATGAGAGACCGACACGTCAATGACAATCAAAGAGCCTCTCTCCGCCGGGTCTCTGGGGATCATCAGTCATATCTAAACATCAGTGTCGCTGTCAGGTCCACAGATACGAGCCGCGTCTATCCTCAGCTGTGATCTGCAGCCACAACAATGAAATCAAAGGCTGAGAGAAGTCAGATCAATACGCTTCCCCCTCAGGACAGAGAAGCTCACTGCAGACACGATCATACAGATATAATGTATACAAAGAGACTCAAggctaatttttaaaaatctctgcACACTGACGAGAGCTTTTTCCATCACTCGACACAGCAAGAAAACGGAGGAAGACATAAATTATTAATGGATGCAAACACTGATTGGTTTACTTTCCCAGCATGCACGATTGTTtccaatgcacacacacacatacacctgcaTTTCCATGGTAACACCCATGAAAAGATCTTTGCTGAGTCTATGTCGTGTGATTGATTCTCCTGGGACTCATGGAAAGCTTTGTGTTTCAGCAACAACCACACTATCCCTCTCattttcctcctcctgctgctgctgcatctctctGTGGCTTTGATCTCACTGTCGTTACAGTATCAGATTTGTTGTCTCATACGTTTTATGCATACTCTTTGTCACTAATTTCCACTGGCTGCATGAAGACAAATGGCATCACACGGCTGTAGAAGCAGAAGTCTCCCGAGGCGTCCCACTCGCTCCGTTTCCTGAGAGCTGTGCTACATTTACTGCAAcagcctgtctgcctgtcacgCAGGAACTTTTCTGCATGTCATACCTTCATCCTTTCAATTCCTTTAACCTGTTAATGGACACCCTTTCATTGGCATACCAaatggaaaacagaaaaaccGTAGTGCCACAATGCATGCATGCCAAGCTTCATATGAAAGGTAAAATCTTCTACTGTCTGAAAAtgtgttcatttaaaatgtggcttaaacACAACCTGATTTACATCAGTTCAAAAAGGTTTGGTATCTATGATAAGTCATACTTGAATAACTGGGCCATGCTTTATACCAGAAGTATGCAAATCACCACAGAGCTTCTACATCTCGTCAACCACACCTCTACAAAATGTCAGACCTCTGGACCATGAGCTAGGGAGTATTTACTTTGTGGTGTTACTGGTGCCCCTGTTTCTCTCCAAAACTATACAacgtataaatatatacatattttcacAAAGTAAGGGGTAACTATATACATTCAGTCattcatcttttatttaaatcttGCGGAATGATTGAAGGCAGGCCCTTATTTTCAATGATGTCAAGAGCAAAACACAAAGGAAGAATAAACAGATTGAACATTAACAACAGTTACATTTAAAAGCGGAGTAATTGATAgttgaaagcagtttttccaaattctgCTGAGAAGTGCTGAAGGATGGTGGATATACAGTAAGAGCCTAAGCTTGTCTCCAGCAGTTAGCAATTAGCAATAGCAAAAAAATACCCTTAactatttaatctatctatctgtaaAATTCATAGTTTCCTTTAGTTATGAATTGCACATGTGGAAAGGTTTGAAACAGAGGAGCTGGTGGTTCTCAAAATGTTCTCCCTGCAACCTGTTAATACAAAGCAATATGTACTTGTGACACctctatagaaataaataattaaatacatatatattcttCACTAGAATTGTCTTTCTCCCATGAATATTTTGGCTGATTTTGGACTGAGAACATAATGCTGGTCGTTTCTCAGCCATTTCTTTGTTGTGGCCCATTATATTTGCTCCTGCAGTCTCTGCTCTGCAGCAGCTCAACTGATTAAATGCTGCAGTATAACTAAGCAGAACAACAAAAGGAAAGGAAGTATAATTCACCACTTCTGTCGGCTGCACCTCCTCTCATGATCCgagccaccaccaccactccgGTGGCTTCATCCCGCCTGATGGTGGCTCCCTGgagcacagacaaaaaaaatataagatcATTAACAGAAAAGAGCAAAAGAGCTCAGAGTCATTATCTCTTCTCTTTAATCCTCCAGTCCTTCTGCAGGTTTTACACTCTTCACATCTCACCAGAGGCTCCTTGTTCTTCACCAGCCGGACGATCTTCACCGACTCTTCCTCCAGCTCGTCCTCAAAGTCGTCCGGCAGCGGCGGCAGCACGGGATCAAAGTTCTTCTGCGCCACGGTGTCGTGCACCGAGAGAACGGCCTGCAGGGACAGAAAAGAGACGTGCTGAGAATACAGAGCTGACGTTGAGCTGCAGGAGCGCATGGAGAGCAGCCTGACATCTGCCAGAATCTGTAAACAGATTCAGAGAGGAATttcagagcaaataaaatgtCTGACAGGAAAGATCGCTGTATGAATGTACACTGGTGCTCCATCTCATCTTGATCAAACTATTCTAAAAAActccaaaaaaaaccctgtttacCTTGAGGTGTGGTGACGTCAGCAGGTGCAGCAGCTCCTTCTCCTCGGTGCTCATCGGTCCACCCTGCAGCTCCTCGGCCACCTACCAGTCACAGACACAGATGAGTCCTGACCCGGAATGAACCCGTGCACGTGTTTACCGGTAATGCACGCTGCAGTTTACCGTAGAATAATTGCAGACAGATACACAACAGACATGGACGCAGGGGGAAGCTAAGTAGTGAGCAGCTAAGGTCAGCAGTTTCCCGGCTGATAACTGGCGAGTGAGCAGCAGGATATGGAGTTTCATTAGATGAGCATCGATGATTCAGCACTTTGAGAACATTAAAATTCACTTTTGATACCTGCATTGCTTCTCTGTCGGAGCTAACTCATTGTGACTGACTGCTGTGCCCAAGTGGAAAAGTAAtttagggtgtgtgtgtgtgtgtgtgtgtgtgtgtgtgtgtgtgatgaactTACATCCTCTGCCAGAGAAGAGGCACTGTGGAGGACGGGCGTCGGACTCTGTCTCTCATACTGTCTCAGcttctcatgaatctgcaacataaacacatgcattttgtaAGAGGAGAGAGTTTCTGAAAGAAATGCAGTTTGGAGATGTACAGTCAGTGATTCACaccaaaaatgcaaaacacaatGATTCATACAGTCCCACTCAAAACTTATGAAGACCaaatctaaaaatgttttcaattcaattcaattcaattcaatgtaTGATTACATGTATAT
This region includes:
- the mpp3a gene encoding MAGUK p55 subfamily member 3 isoform X1, whose protein sequence is MKEAMPVLTAGAGLHETLALLTSQLRPDANHKEDMVFLKDVFSERSLEYLMKIHEKLRQYERQSPTPVLHSASSLAEDVAEELQGGPMSTEEKELLHLLTSPHLKAVLSVHDTVAQKNFDPVLPPLPDDFEDELEEESVKIVRLVKNKEPLGATIRRDEATGVVVVARIMRGGAADRSGLVHVGDELREVNGVSVIHKRPDEISQLLSQSQGSITLKIIPATKEEDRLKDSKVYMRALFDYIPLEDKATPCQEAGLPFKRGDILQVVTQDDQTWWQAKRVGDSNLRAGLIPSKHFQERRLAYRMKMGTLPNPKSPKKPVYDQGCDKEDCDCEGYFNGQYIVSPKCKAVAPSCGQVFSWEFYSAGLRRSFRLSRKDRQGSSGESSDPGDPDYLTYEEVTRYQQKPHERPRLVVLIGSLGARINELKQRVIAENPHRFAVAVPHTTRPKKPHEKEGVEYHFVTKQQFDADALNNKFIEHGEYKENQYGTSIEAIRSVQAKNKMCVVDVQPEALRRLRTAEFKPYVIFVKPRVPESRRRRSAATSPGGGEHSRVTDEDLQEMRQSAIQTEQQYGHLVDRVLIKEDSASACAELRGILERLERESFWVPVSWVRT